The Streptomyces phaeolivaceus genome has a window encoding:
- a CDS encoding pyridoxamine 5'-phosphate oxidase family protein: MTGPQQPTTPIRTTHPPAAYTPTARTVPTRSAQKASYDRELVHSILDEGYVCHLGFVRDGAPVVLPTLYGRVGETLYVHGSTGSRPLRMTGQADPGLPVCLTVTHVDALILARSGFHHSINYRSVVVHGIAHQVTDPEERRIALDALVDHVVPGRSRDSRPANGKEFAATAVIRLDLDEVSAKTRTGGVNDEPEDLTLPHWAGVVPLRKGYDTPIPDPDLAPGTELPEYLRTL, translated from the coding sequence ATGACGGGGCCCCAGCAGCCGACCACACCGATACGGACGACACACCCACCCGCCGCCTACACCCCCACCGCCCGCACCGTCCCGACCCGGTCCGCGCAGAAGGCCTCGTACGACAGGGAGTTGGTGCACTCGATCCTCGACGAGGGATACGTCTGCCATCTCGGCTTCGTCCGTGACGGCGCCCCGGTGGTGCTGCCCACGCTGTACGGACGGGTCGGCGAGACGCTCTATGTGCACGGTTCGACGGGTTCGCGCCCGCTGCGGATGACGGGCCAGGCCGACCCGGGCCTCCCGGTGTGTCTGACGGTCACGCACGTGGACGCGCTGATCCTGGCCCGCTCCGGCTTCCACCACTCGATCAACTACCGCTCGGTGGTGGTGCACGGCATCGCCCACCAGGTCACCGACCCGGAGGAGCGGCGGATCGCCCTGGACGCGCTGGTCGACCACGTCGTACCGGGACGTTCGCGGGACTCCCGGCCCGCCAACGGCAAGGAGTTCGCGGCCACCGCCGTGATCCGCCTCGACCTGGACGAGGTCTCCGCCAAGACCCGCACCGGCGGCGTCAACGACGAGCCCGAGGACCTCACCCTCCCCCACTGGGCCGGAGTCGTCCCCCTCCGCAAGGGCTACGACACCCCGATCCCGGACCCCGACCTGGCCCCGGGCACCGAACTCCCGGAGTACCTCAGGACGCTGTAG
- a CDS encoding DMT family transporter, which yields MTTAAPTRIPAPTPDRPRRATVDWRVRFGFLSLVWGFSFLLIKVGTEAYAPFQVTFGRLLFGTLVLAAAMAVKRERLPRGARTWGHLTVAAFLLNALPFSLFAYAELTIPSTLAGICNATSPLWGMALSLVALSEDRPTRVRVAGLGLGFLGVLTVLGAWQGFHGLDATGTTLALLASLSYPIGWIYVRRTLAGTTHSPLSLTGTQLLLATAQLAFVTPLFTTLPSRFPVLPLLAVVALGALGTGVAMLVQYGLVSEVGPTTAQIVTYFIPVIATAAGVALLGESLTWSTPVGAAIVLAGAALTQAGSRA from the coding sequence ATGACCACCGCCGCGCCCACCCGGATTCCCGCGCCCACCCCCGACCGCCCACGCCGTGCCACGGTCGACTGGCGGGTGCGGTTCGGCTTCCTCTCGCTCGTCTGGGGCTTCAGCTTCCTCCTGATCAAGGTGGGTACGGAGGCGTACGCGCCCTTCCAGGTCACTTTCGGGCGGCTGCTGTTCGGCACGCTGGTCCTCGCGGCGGCGATGGCGGTGAAGCGGGAGCGGCTGCCGCGCGGCGCCCGCACCTGGGGTCACCTCACGGTGGCGGCGTTCCTCCTCAACGCACTGCCGTTCTCCCTGTTCGCCTACGCGGAGCTGACCATCCCGTCCACGCTGGCGGGTATCTGCAACGCGACCTCGCCGCTGTGGGGCATGGCCCTCTCCCTGGTCGCGCTCTCGGAGGACCGCCCGACACGGGTGCGGGTCGCCGGTCTCGGCCTCGGCTTCCTCGGTGTGCTGACCGTGCTCGGCGCCTGGCAGGGCTTCCACGGCCTCGACGCCACCGGCACCACGCTGGCCCTGCTGGCCTCCCTCAGCTATCCGATCGGCTGGATCTACGTCCGCCGCACCCTGGCCGGCACCACGCACTCCCCGCTCTCCCTCACCGGCACCCAGCTCCTGCTGGCCACCGCCCAACTCGCATTCGTCACCCCGCTGTTCACCACGCTGCCGAGCCGTTTCCCGGTCCTGCCGCTGCTGGCGGTGGTGGCGCTGGGGGCGCTCGGCACGGGTGTCGCGATGCTCGTCCAGTACGGCCTGGTCTCCGAGGTCGGCCCCACGACGGCCCAGATAGTCACCTACTTCATCCCGGTCATCGCCACGGCCGCCGGTGTCGCCCTCCTCGGCGAGTCCCTCACCTGGTCGACACCGGTCGGCGCCGCGATCGTCCTGGCGGGCGCGGCCCTGACCCAGGCCGGATCCCGCGCCTGA
- a CDS encoding SDR family NAD(P)-dependent oxidoreductase, protein MISNSYLASLFSLDGRVAVVTGGSSGIGKAITGALARAGASVVIVARKEAELTATVDELTADGCRAARVSADLSTRAGVRAAAEQAVEAFGEPDILVNSAGVNLRPPMSELGEDVWDTTMALNLDAPFLLGQRFGPGMAERGYGRIIHITSQQAHRAFVRSGAYGVSKGALESLARSQAEEWSPHGVTCNTLVPGFVPTSLNTRLSSDPEAVAALAARTLAGRNGLAEDFAGAAVFLAGRSAGYITGQSIFVDGGFSVH, encoded by the coding sequence ATGATCTCCAACAGCTACCTCGCGTCACTGTTCTCGCTGGACGGCCGCGTCGCCGTCGTGACGGGCGGCAGCTCCGGCATCGGCAAGGCCATCACCGGAGCCCTCGCCCGCGCGGGAGCGAGCGTGGTGATCGTCGCGCGCAAGGAGGCTGAACTGACGGCCACGGTCGACGAGTTGACGGCGGACGGCTGCCGGGCGGCCCGAGTGAGCGCCGACCTGAGCACCCGCGCCGGCGTACGCGCGGCGGCCGAGCAGGCGGTAGAGGCGTTCGGCGAGCCCGACATCCTCGTCAACAGCGCCGGCGTCAACCTGCGCCCGCCGATGAGCGAGCTGGGCGAGGACGTGTGGGACACCACCATGGCCCTGAACCTGGACGCACCCTTCCTGCTGGGCCAGCGCTTCGGCCCCGGCATGGCCGAGCGGGGCTACGGCCGCATCATCCACATCACCTCCCAGCAGGCACACCGGGCGTTCGTCCGCAGCGGCGCGTACGGCGTCTCCAAGGGCGCCCTGGAGTCACTGGCCCGGTCACAGGCCGAGGAGTGGTCGCCGCACGGCGTCACCTGCAACACCCTGGTCCCCGGCTTCGTCCCGACCTCGCTCAACACCAGGCTGTCGTCCGACCCGGAGGCCGTGGCCGCCCTCGCCGCGCGCACCCTGGCCGGCCGCAACGGCCTGGCCGAGGACTTCGCCGGGGCGGCCGTGTTCCTGGCGGGCCGCTCCGCCGGCTACATCACCGGGCAGTCGATCTTCGTGGACGGCGGCTTCTCGGTCCACTGA
- a CDS encoding PhzF family phenazine biosynthesis protein: MRIRIVDAFTDRPFSGNPAGVLLLDAFPDDAWLQDVAKEVNHAETAFAHPLPDGGQADWALRWFTPVAEVAMCGHATLATAHVLTSTHTHEGPVRFATRSGVLVATPRPDGSLTLDFPTAPLTPVAVPEGVAEALGAEPLGAVDTGPNLGDLLVELADEKTVLGLAPDLRSLGRYSARGLIATARAEDPTAGHDYVSRCFFPNLGIDEDPVTGSAHTALAPYWSARLGNPDLTGLQASARSGNVRTELRGDRTLLSGRAVTVIDGELLA; the protein is encoded by the coding sequence ATGCGCATTCGTATCGTCGACGCCTTCACCGACCGCCCCTTCTCCGGCAACCCCGCCGGAGTCCTCCTCCTCGACGCCTTCCCCGACGACGCCTGGCTGCAGGACGTGGCCAAGGAGGTCAACCACGCCGAGACCGCGTTCGCCCACCCCCTCCCCGACGGCGGCCAGGCCGACTGGGCACTGCGCTGGTTCACCCCGGTCGCCGAGGTGGCGATGTGCGGCCACGCCACCCTGGCCACCGCGCACGTCCTGACCAGTACGCACACCCACGAGGGCCCGGTCCGGTTCGCCACCCGCAGCGGTGTCCTCGTCGCCACACCCCGCCCGGACGGCTCCCTCACCCTCGACTTCCCGACCGCGCCCCTCACCCCGGTCGCCGTCCCCGAGGGCGTCGCCGAGGCCCTCGGAGCCGAGCCGCTCGGGGCCGTCGACACCGGCCCGAACCTCGGCGACCTGCTGGTGGAACTCGCCGACGAGAAGACGGTCCTGGGCCTCGCCCCCGACCTGCGCTCCCTCGGCCGCTACTCCGCGCGCGGCCTCATCGCCACCGCCCGCGCCGAGGACCCCACCGCCGGCCACGACTACGTCTCGCGCTGCTTCTTCCCCAACCTCGGCATCGACGAGGACCCGGTCACGGGCAGCGCCCACACCGCGCTCGCCCCGTACTGGTCCGCGCGCCTGGGCAACCCGGACCTCACCGGCCTCCAGGCCTCCGCCCGCTCGGGCAACGTCCGGACCGAGCTCCGCGGCGACCGCACCCTGCTCTCCGGCCGCGCGGTCACCGTCATCGACGGCGAACTCCTCGCCTGA
- a CDS encoding CPBP family intramembrane glutamic endopeptidase, which yields MQGQAESVEGALPGERPGRRILRDETLLVLAVSLGASGVSALISFIGSVTRPGGLKDQAATMNASAAPGRPWLDLAWQLFGITTALVPVALVAHFLLREGAGLRTLGFDRTRPWPDLGRGAAIAAVIGSTGIAFYLAARELGFNLTVVPEALPEVWWKYPVLILSAIQNAVLEEVIVVAYLLRRLQQLGWSPGSALAASSVLRGSYHLYQGIGGFIGNMVMGVVFVYLYRRWGRVGPLVVAHSLLDIGAFVGYALLAGKVPWLPTP from the coding sequence GTGCAGGGGCAGGCGGAGTCGGTTGAGGGTGCGTTGCCGGGGGAGCGGCCGGGGCGACGGATCCTGAGGGACGAGACACTGCTCGTCCTCGCGGTCTCGCTCGGCGCGAGCGGGGTGTCCGCGCTGATCAGCTTCATCGGCTCGGTCACCAGGCCGGGCGGGCTGAAGGACCAGGCGGCCACCATGAACGCCTCGGCCGCGCCGGGGCGGCCCTGGCTCGACCTCGCGTGGCAGCTCTTCGGGATCACGACCGCCCTGGTGCCCGTCGCCCTGGTCGCGCACTTCCTGCTGCGCGAGGGCGCCGGGCTGCGCACCCTCGGGTTCGACCGGACGAGGCCATGGCCCGACCTCGGGCGGGGCGCGGCGATCGCCGCGGTGATCGGCAGCACGGGCATCGCCTTCTATCTGGCGGCCCGCGAACTCGGCTTCAACCTCACGGTGGTGCCGGAGGCGCTGCCCGAGGTGTGGTGGAAGTACCCCGTGCTGATCCTCTCCGCGATCCAGAACGCGGTCCTCGAAGAGGTCATCGTGGTCGCGTATCTGCTGCGCCGGCTCCAGCAGCTGGGCTGGTCGCCGGGCAGCGCGCTCGCCGCCAGCTCGGTGCTGCGCGGCTCGTACCACCTCTACCAGGGCATCGGCGGCTTCATCGGCAACATGGTGATGGGCGTGGTCTTCGTCTATCTGTACCGGCGGTGGGGGCGAGTGGGCCCGCTGGTGGTGGCCCACTCGCTGCTCGACATCGGGGCGTTCGTGGGATACGCGCTGCTGGCGGGGAAGGTGCCCTGGCTGCCGACCCCGTGA
- a CDS encoding EamA family transporter, producing the protein MPVHTSQGSRGHRGRGVGLVLAIGSAIAFGGSGTAGKPLIEAGLDPLHVVWLRVVGAALVMLPLAVRHRDLVFRRPALLVGFGLFAVAGVQAFYFASISRIPVGVALLVEYLGPALVLGWVRFAQRRPVTRAAAVGVVLAVGGLACVVEIWSGLSFDPLGLLLALGAACCQAGYFVLSDQGSEAGAEAPNPLGVIAYGLLVGAVVLTVVARPWGMEWAVLGGTARMDGTPVPAWLLLGWVVLIATVLAYVTGVVAVRRLSPQVAGVVGCLEAVVAIMLAWALLGERLSAPQIVGGVVVLAGAFVAQRAAPRRGASPRVASGGEEVEPELSVGRGR; encoded by the coding sequence GTGCCGGTGCATACGTCTCAGGGGAGTCGGGGGCACCGCGGGCGCGGTGTCGGGCTGGTGCTCGCGATCGGGTCCGCGATCGCCTTCGGTGGATCGGGGACCGCGGGCAAGCCGCTCATAGAGGCGGGGCTCGACCCGCTGCACGTGGTGTGGCTACGGGTCGTGGGGGCCGCGCTGGTGATGCTGCCGCTGGCGGTGCGCCACCGGGATCTGGTGTTCCGGCGGCCCGCGCTGCTCGTCGGGTTCGGGCTGTTCGCCGTGGCCGGTGTGCAGGCCTTCTACTTCGCGTCGATCTCCCGTATCCCCGTCGGTGTCGCCCTTCTCGTGGAGTACCTCGGACCGGCCCTCGTCCTCGGCTGGGTGCGGTTCGCGCAGCGGCGGCCGGTGACGCGGGCCGCCGCCGTCGGGGTCGTGCTCGCGGTCGGCGGCCTCGCCTGTGTCGTCGAGATCTGGTCGGGCCTGAGCTTCGACCCGCTGGGGCTGCTGCTCGCGCTCGGTGCCGCCTGCTGCCAGGCCGGGTACTTCGTGCTGTCCGACCAGGGGAGCGAAGCGGGGGCCGAGGCGCCGAATCCGCTCGGGGTCATCGCCTACGGGCTGCTGGTGGGCGCGGTGGTGCTCACGGTGGTGGCCCGGCCGTGGGGGATGGAGTGGGCGGTGCTCGGCGGCACCGCGCGGATGGACGGGACGCCCGTACCGGCCTGGCTGCTGCTCGGGTGGGTGGTGCTGATCGCCACGGTGCTCGCGTACGTCACCGGGGTGGTGGCCGTACGGCGGTTGTCCCCGCAGGTGGCGGGCGTCGTGGGCTGTCTTGAGGCGGTTGTCGCGATCATGCTGGCGTGGGCGTTGCTGGGGGAGCGGTTGTCGGCGCCGCAGATCGTGGGCGGGGTGGTGGTGCTGGCCGGGGCGTTCGTCGCTCAGCGGGCCGCGCCGCGGAGGGGGGCGTCTCCGAGGGTGGCGTCCGGTGGTGAAGAGGTCGAGCCTGAGCTGTCGGTGGGGCGGGGGCGGTGA
- a CDS encoding LysR family transcriptional regulator: MLNLERLRTLDALARHGSVSGAAEGLHVTTSAVSQQMAKLEREVGQRLLAKNGRGVRLTDAGRLLADHAGRILSQVELAHSDLEAQRGQVVGELRLAAFPTAVRGLFPAVFRALQDDHPALRVRSRELEPELAIHAVIRGDADLAVVLDWYNKPLPVPEGLARAALLDDPVEVALPEDHPLAGRDEIELRELAEEPWVAWPEGEFCHEWLLYTLRAHGIEPRIAHRAGEHHTQLALVAAGLGVCIAPRLGRDPMPAGVRTVPVRHRVHRSVYAVWRADADRRPSIRAAVEALRAAGDACGAG, encoded by the coding sequence ATGTTGAATCTGGAGCGCCTGCGCACCCTCGACGCGCTCGCCCGGCACGGCTCGGTCAGCGGGGCCGCCGAGGGGCTGCATGTGACGACCTCCGCCGTCTCGCAGCAGATGGCCAAGCTGGAGCGCGAGGTGGGGCAGCGGCTCCTCGCCAAGAACGGGCGGGGCGTGCGCCTGACCGACGCCGGGCGGCTGCTGGCCGACCACGCCGGACGCATCCTGTCGCAGGTCGAACTGGCGCATTCGGACCTGGAGGCACAGCGCGGTCAGGTCGTCGGCGAACTGCGGCTGGCCGCCTTCCCGACCGCCGTCCGGGGGCTGTTTCCCGCCGTCTTCCGCGCACTCCAGGACGACCACCCGGCGCTGCGCGTGCGCTCGCGGGAACTCGAACCCGAACTCGCGATCCACGCCGTGATCCGGGGCGACGCCGATCTGGCCGTCGTCCTCGACTGGTACAACAAGCCACTGCCCGTGCCCGAGGGCCTCGCCAGGGCCGCCCTCCTCGACGACCCGGTGGAGGTGGCGCTGCCGGAGGACCACCCGCTCGCCGGGCGCGACGAGATCGAACTGCGGGAGCTGGCGGAGGAGCCTTGGGTCGCCTGGCCCGAGGGCGAGTTCTGCCACGAATGGCTGCTCTACACGCTGCGCGCCCATGGCATCGAACCCCGGATCGCCCACCGGGCCGGCGAGCACCATACCCAACTCGCCCTCGTCGCCGCCGGGTTGGGTGTCTGTATCGCGCCCAGGCTCGGCCGCGACCCGATGCCGGCCGGGGTACGGACCGTGCCGGTGCGCCATCGCGTCCATCGCAGCGTCTACGCGGTGTGGCGCGCGGACGCCGACCGGCGGCCGTCCATCAGGGCGGCGGTGGAGGCGCTGCGGGCGGCGGGGGACGCGTGCGGGGCGGGGTGA
- a CDS encoding Clp protease N-terminal domain-containing protein — MEIEDRLTDELASVVAGARRRALRDGDRQIDTAHLLHSLMESDAEVRAVFDETQVARLLGYLVQRSIGYGLRWQIGVEDAGVVPGAPGTPGWSPVAARVMTQAYDRAVLRGERAAHGLDLLAVLVAAGGSRAMEVLGGVGVDAEAVARRIAVIGEDPDEGTGTEPVEGHVVGGGRGR; from the coding sequence GTGGAGATCGAGGACAGGCTCACGGACGAGCTGGCCTCGGTGGTCGCCGGTGCGCGCAGACGGGCCCTCCGCGACGGGGACCGGCAGATCGACACCGCCCATCTGCTGCACTCGCTCATGGAGTCCGACGCCGAGGTCCGCGCCGTCTTCGACGAGACGCAGGTCGCCCGGCTGCTCGGCTATCTGGTGCAGCGCAGCATCGGCTACGGACTGCGCTGGCAGATCGGTGTCGAGGACGCCGGTGTCGTCCCGGGGGCACCCGGCACCCCCGGCTGGTCGCCCGTGGCGGCTCGGGTGATGACACAGGCGTACGACCGGGCCGTGCTGCGGGGTGAGCGGGCGGCCCACGGTCTCGATCTGCTCGCCGTGCTGGTCGCGGCCGGCGGGTCGCGGGCCATGGAGGTGCTGGGCGGCGTGGGCGTCGACGCGGAGGCGGTGGCGCGGCGGATCGCCGTGATCGGGGAGGACCCGGACGAGGGGACGGGGACGGAGCCGGTCGAGGGGCACGTCGTGGGAGGTGGTCGGGGGCGCTGA
- a CDS encoding type II toxin-antitoxin system Rv0910 family toxin, giving the protein MADVSAEARIEAPAEQVWARLVDWPAYGEWNATHTGFPKGGPETLAVGGTFQENLRLMGFPAEVEWTIAELEPARTLAIEGKGPMAVDLATRYTLTPDGDATRVRIDGRFTGAAVSLMAGKLKDSATAALGESLRKLSALVS; this is encoded by the coding sequence ATGGCCGATGTCAGCGCGGAGGCACGCATCGAGGCGCCCGCCGAGCAGGTCTGGGCCCGGCTCGTCGACTGGCCCGCGTACGGCGAGTGGAACGCGACCCACACCGGCTTCCCCAAGGGCGGCCCGGAGACCCTCGCGGTGGGCGGCACCTTCCAGGAGAACCTGCGGCTGATGGGTTTCCCGGCGGAGGTCGAGTGGACCATCGCCGAACTGGAGCCCGCCCGCACCCTGGCCATCGAGGGCAAGGGCCCGATGGCCGTGGACCTCGCCACCCGCTACACCCTCACCCCCGACGGCGACGCCACCCGGGTCCGTATCGACGGCCGGTTCACCGGCGCCGCCGTCTCCCTGATGGCGGGCAAGCTCAAGGACTCCGCCACGGCCGCGCTCGGCGAGTCGCTGCGCAAACTGAGCGCCCTCGTCAGCTGA
- a CDS encoding pyridoxamine 5'-phosphate oxidase family protein, which translates to MTVTQRRGRRIMMEPAELDAFLGAQRTCRVATVSSDGAPHISPLWFVWDGTSLWLYSITRSKRWSALRRDPRVAVVVDAGEEYGELRGVELSGAVEFVGEAPRTGEPVPELVEVERLFARRNFGIDEMPHDGRHAWLRLTPDAIASWDFRKLG; encoded by the coding sequence ATGACCGTCACGCAGCGCCGGGGCCGGAGAATCATGATGGAGCCCGCCGAACTGGACGCGTTCCTGGGCGCGCAGCGCACCTGCCGGGTCGCGACGGTCTCGTCCGACGGGGCCCCGCACATCAGTCCGCTCTGGTTCGTCTGGGACGGCACCTCGCTCTGGCTCTACTCGATCACCCGCAGCAAGCGCTGGTCCGCGCTGCGCCGCGATCCGCGCGTCGCGGTCGTGGTCGACGCGGGCGAGGAGTACGGCGAGCTGCGGGGCGTCGAGCTGTCCGGCGCCGTGGAGTTCGTCGGCGAGGCTCCGCGCACGGGCGAGCCGGTCCCCGAACTCGTCGAGGTGGAGCGGCTGTTCGCCCGCAGGAACTTCGGCATCGACGAGATGCCGCACGACGGCAGACACGCCTGGCTCCGGCTGACCCCGGACGCGATCGCGTCCTGGGACTTCCGCAAGCTGGGGTAG
- a CDS encoding PadR family transcriptional regulator: MSSRGQDFGFERGHGRRGGEHPHGRGDAEALRAAFGPFGPGHGGPGPFGPFGGGPWGGRGRGGPRGRARRGDVRASILALLKDRPMHGYEMIQEIAERSGGAWKPSPGSVYPTLQLLEDEGLIASATEGGKKLFSLTEAGRTAADEGPEAPWEEASRGVDWEALSEIRQAGFGLMEAFGQVWKTGDKDQRDKALTVINEARKKLYLILADED; encoded by the coding sequence ATGAGTTCCCGTGGACAGGACTTCGGATTCGAGCGTGGACATGGACGCCGTGGTGGGGAGCACCCCCACGGCCGAGGTGACGCCGAGGCGCTGCGCGCCGCCTTCGGGCCCTTCGGGCCGGGCCATGGTGGTCCCGGGCCGTTCGGACCGTTCGGTGGGGGCCCCTGGGGTGGGCGCGGCCGAGGCGGACCGAGGGGCAGGGCGCGGCGCGGCGATGTGCGCGCGTCGATCCTGGCTCTTCTCAAGGACAGGCCCATGCACGGCTACGAGATGATCCAGGAGATCGCCGAGCGCAGTGGCGGGGCGTGGAAGCCCAGCCCCGGTTCGGTGTACCCCACCCTCCAGTTGCTGGAGGACGAGGGGCTGATCGCCAGCGCGACCGAGGGCGGCAAGAAGCTGTTCTCGCTCACCGAGGCCGGTCGCACCGCGGCCGACGAGGGGCCCGAGGCTCCTTGGGAAGAGGCCTCGCGCGGGGTCGACTGGGAGGCGCTGAGCGAGATCCGGCAGGCCGGCTTCGGTCTGATGGAGGCGTTCGGCCAGGTCTGGAAGACCGGCGACAAGGACCAGCGCGACAAGGCGCTGACCGTGATCAACGAAGCCCGCAAGAAGCTGTATCTGATCCTCGCCGACGAGGACTGA
- a CDS encoding aminotransferase class I/II-fold pyridoxal phosphate-dependent enzyme, with amino-acid sequence MLGEYMVTGRRAAEIAASVEQAVGAGELEPGQLLPPMRELAVRLGVNPNTVAAAYRTLRERGVIETAGRRGSRVRPRPATTGREYIRVGVPEGVRDLADGNPDTALLPPLAEVFAAAAEQGDREPVLYGVGAVEPELARIARAELDADGVPDGPVAVTSGSLDAIERILAVHLKPGDAVAVEDPGWGSVLDLAPALGLRVVPVGVDDEGPLPDDVRKALAAGARALIVTDRAQNPTGAAVSAPRACALRAVLRDHPETLLIEDDHGHRIVDQPLHPLAGVTHSWAFVRSVAKAYGPDLRLAVLTGDAVTVDRVRGRQRLGPGWVSRLVQRAVVRLWSAGAVDAPAVAAAYGRRRDVLIGALARRGVEARGVSGMNVWIRVPDETGAVARLLHAGWAVAPGARFRMSAPQGIRITVSTLTEEEIGRLADAVASAVGPGAGGGYA; translated from the coding sequence GTGCTAGGAGAATACATGGTGACCGGGCGGCGCGCAGCCGAGATCGCGGCGAGTGTCGAGCAGGCGGTGGGTGCGGGCGAGCTGGAGCCCGGTCAACTGCTTCCACCCATGCGGGAGTTGGCGGTGCGGCTCGGGGTGAATCCGAACACCGTCGCGGCTGCCTACCGCACCCTGCGCGAGCGCGGGGTCATCGAGACCGCCGGGCGGCGGGGGAGCCGGGTGCGGCCCCGGCCGGCGACGACGGGGCGAGAGTACATCCGGGTCGGGGTGCCGGAGGGGGTGCGCGACCTCGCCGACGGCAACCCCGACACCGCGTTGCTGCCGCCGCTGGCGGAGGTGTTCGCCGCCGCCGCCGAGCAGGGCGACCGTGAGCCGGTGCTCTACGGAGTGGGGGCCGTGGAGCCCGAGTTGGCGCGGATCGCGCGGGCCGAGCTGGACGCCGACGGGGTGCCGGACGGGCCGGTCGCCGTCACCTCCGGATCGCTCGACGCCATCGAACGCATCCTGGCCGTCCATCTCAAACCCGGGGACGCCGTCGCCGTCGAGGACCCCGGGTGGGGGAGCGTGCTCGACCTCGCCCCGGCGCTCGGGCTGCGTGTCGTCCCGGTCGGCGTCGACGACGAGGGGCCGCTCCCCGACGACGTACGCAAGGCACTGGCGGCCGGGGCGCGGGCGCTCATCGTCACCGACCGGGCGCAGAACCCGACCGGCGCGGCCGTGAGCGCTCCACGCGCGTGTGCCCTGCGGGCCGTGCTGCGGGACCATCCCGAGACCCTGCTCATCGAGGACGACCACGGCCACCGGATCGTCGACCAGCCCCTGCATCCGCTGGCCGGGGTCACCCACAGCTGGGCGTTCGTGCGGTCGGTCGCCAAGGCGTACGGCCCCGATCTGCGGCTCGCGGTGCTCACCGGGGACGCCGTCACCGTCGACCGGGTGCGGGGACGGCAGCGGCTGGGGCCGGGCTGGGTGAGCCGGCTGGTGCAGCGGGCCGTCGTACGGCTGTGGTCCGCTGGCGCGGTGGACGCCCCGGCCGTGGCGGCGGCGTACGGGCGGCGGAGGGACGTGCTGATCGGCGCGCTCGCGCGGCGCGGGGTCGAGGCGCGCGGCGTCAGCGGGATGAACGTGTGGATCCGGGTCCCGGACGAGACCGGCGCGGTGGCCCGGCTGCTGCACGCGGGCTGGGCCGTCGCGCCCGGCGCGCGCTTCCGGATGAGCGCCCCGCAGGGGATCCGGATCACGGTGTCCACGCTCACCGAGGAGGAGATCGGGAGGCTCGCGGACGCGGTGGCCTCGGCGGTCGGGCCCGGCGCGGGCGGAGGCTACGCCTGA